The proteins below come from a single Candidatus Binataceae bacterium genomic window:
- a CDS encoding DUF1015 domain-containing protein encodes MSLTHRIEPFAALAFDPTQVGSWDQVVAPPYDLIDAARQNELYARSPYNVIRLELNREADPYAAAAATLAEWRASGVVTRASRPAIYLYAQRFAHDGRKLERRGLIARVRLEAFGSGRILPHERTFPKAKEDRLKLLEATRTNISSIFALYSSDNAALEKLLSEIARREITIAATDEAGIVNEIRAITTPEEIAIVQHALADAQMLIADGHHRYETALEYRRRRIEAGSEKSAQPFDYVMMTLVAFDDPGLVILPTHRVVRQLPADASMRFAARSGDHFAIEEFADPGTFRAALTSLGRGALGVALKGDPQFKILTLRDSTILAHTMPAAPPAVRELEVSILHALVFDRIFGITAEEVRAGGSLEYTIDAHAALAKVATGAADGAFLMNPPMVDDVARVAAAGATMPEKSTYFFPKLLTGLVMNPLDA; translated from the coding sequence TTGAGTCTGACTCATCGGATCGAGCCGTTCGCGGCGCTCGCGTTCGACCCTACTCAGGTCGGCTCATGGGATCAGGTCGTCGCCCCACCCTACGATTTGATCGACGCCGCCCGACAGAACGAGCTCTACGCGCGCAGTCCGTACAACGTCATTCGACTGGAGCTGAACCGCGAAGCTGACCCCTACGCCGCGGCAGCCGCGACCCTGGCCGAATGGCGCGCCAGCGGCGTAGTGACCCGCGCTTCCCGTCCGGCCATTTATCTTTACGCGCAACGCTTCGCGCATGACGGCCGGAAGCTCGAGCGCCGGGGGCTGATCGCGCGGGTCCGCCTGGAGGCGTTCGGCAGTGGACGAATCCTGCCGCACGAGCGCACCTTTCCCAAGGCCAAAGAGGACCGGCTCAAGCTGCTCGAAGCGACTCGCACGAACATCAGCTCGATTTTTGCACTATATTCTTCTGATAACGCCGCTTTAGAAAAGCTGCTCAGCGAAATCGCGCGCCGCGAGATCACGATCGCCGCCACTGACGAGGCTGGAATCGTCAATGAAATAAGGGCGATCACCACGCCCGAAGAGATTGCAATCGTGCAGCATGCGCTCGCAGACGCACAAATGTTGATCGCCGACGGACACCATCGCTACGAGACCGCCCTAGAATACCGCCGCCGGCGCATAGAGGCAGGCAGCGAGAAATCGGCGCAGCCCTTCGACTACGTGATGATGACGCTGGTCGCCTTTGACGATCCGGGTTTGGTGATTCTGCCGACTCATCGCGTCGTGCGGCAGCTCCCCGCCGACGCATCGATGCGGTTCGCGGCGCGCAGCGGCGACCATTTCGCCATCGAGGAGTTCGCCGACCCAGGCACTTTCCGCGCTGCGCTGACTTCACTGGGACGCGGCGCTCTGGGCGTCGCGCTCAAGGGCGATCCTCAGTTCAAAATTCTGACGCTGCGCGATTCGACGATCCTCGCCCACACGATGCCCGCCGCGCCGCCCGCAGTGCGCGAACTGGAAGTCTCGATCCTGCACGCGCTCGTGTTCGATCGAATTTTCGGGATCACCGCTGAGGAAGTTCGCGCAGGAGGCAGTCTCGAATACACGATCGACGCTCACGCCGCGCTCGCTAAAGTCGCGACGGGCGCCGCTGACGGCGCCTTTCTGATGAATCCGCCGATGGTCGACGACGTCGCGCGCGTGGCGGCCGCCGGCGCGACAATGCCCGAAAAATCGACCTATTTCTTCCCCAAGCTGCTCACCGGCCTGGTGATGAACCCTCTCGACGCTTGA
- a CDS encoding zinc-binding dehydrogenase, with translation MKAAAFKKQNEMTVIDAPKPSAGAGEVVLKVHNCGICGSDLHACQYGFGMPANSIMGHEFCGEIHEIGAGVRGFELGQRVAGLPFVMCGECDRCKRGMEIHCLKLKGLGLGQLPGAYAEFVACATTSLFKLPDNVTSRDGALVEPLAVGLHAVKRSGVKPGEIAIIMGAGPIGLATLTWAKGKGATVVVSEIAEGRAELARKLGADVVLNPKVKDPAEQVREMTGRTPDLIFECIGVKGTLDNAINMIGPRGQIVVVGVCMEPDQIQPVQCIFKEVSVNFVLGYDPADFDETIKALAGGRIKPQPMVTDIIAVDQVPEMFRTLKQPGAHAKVLVEFPH, from the coding sequence ATGAAAGCAGCAGCATTCAAGAAGCAGAATGAAATGACGGTGATCGACGCGCCGAAACCGAGCGCGGGCGCGGGGGAAGTCGTGCTCAAGGTTCACAACTGCGGGATCTGCGGCTCGGATCTGCACGCCTGTCAGTACGGCTTCGGGATGCCGGCGAATTCGATTATGGGCCACGAGTTCTGCGGCGAAATTCATGAGATTGGCGCGGGCGTGCGCGGCTTCGAGCTGGGCCAGCGCGTCGCCGGGCTGCCGTTCGTGATGTGCGGGGAATGCGATCGCTGCAAGCGCGGGATGGAGATTCATTGCCTCAAGCTCAAGGGCCTCGGTCTCGGCCAACTCCCCGGCGCCTATGCCGAGTTCGTCGCATGCGCGACCACGAGCCTGTTCAAGCTCCCCGACAACGTGACCTCGCGCGACGGCGCGCTGGTCGAGCCGCTGGCGGTCGGCTTGCATGCGGTCAAGCGTTCGGGCGTCAAGCCGGGCGAGATTGCGATCATCATGGGCGCCGGCCCGATCGGACTCGCGACGCTGACCTGGGCGAAAGGCAAGGGTGCCACGGTTGTGGTCTCCGAGATCGCGGAGGGGCGCGCCGAGCTGGCGCGCAAACTCGGCGCCGATGTCGTGCTCAATCCCAAAGTAAAGGATCCGGCCGAGCAGGTGCGCGAGATGACGGGACGCACCCCCGATTTGATTTTCGAGTGTATCGGCGTGAAGGGGACGCTCGACAATGCGATCAACATGATCGGACCGCGTGGCCAGATCGTGGTGGTCGGCGTCTGCATGGAGCCCGATCAGATTCAGCCCGTGCAGTGCATTTTCAAAGAGGTCAGCGTCAACTTTGTGCTGGGCTACGATCCGGCCGATTTCGATGAGACCATCAAGGCGCTGGCCGGCGGCAGGATCAAACCGCAGCCGATGGTTACCGACATCATCGCGGTCGATCAGGTGCCCGAGATGTTCCGCACCCTGAAGCAACCCGGCGCGCACGCCAAGGTCCTGGTCGAGTTCCCGCACTAG
- the gloA gene encoding lactoylglutathione lyase — protein MRLLHTMIRVNDLDETLKFYCDGLGMKLLRKKDFANGEFTLAFIGYNEEREGAVIELTHNWGKKGYDQGTAFGHLAISVDDIYAKCADLKQRGVNVVREPGPMKFGGPEIAFVEDPNGYKIELVQQKDSDALKFE, from the coding sequence ATGCGCCTACTGCACACGATGATTCGCGTCAACGATCTCGACGAGACGCTCAAGTTTTACTGCGACGGCCTCGGCATGAAGCTGCTGCGCAAGAAGGACTTCGCCAACGGCGAATTCACGTTGGCCTTTATCGGTTACAACGAAGAGCGCGAGGGCGCGGTGATCGAACTCACCCACAACTGGGGCAAGAAGGGTTACGATCAGGGAACCGCGTTCGGCCATCTGGCGATCAGCGTCGATGACATCTACGCGAAGTGCGCCGATCTGAAGCAACGCGGAGTCAACGTCGTGCGCGAGCCCGGCCCGATGAAGTTCGGCGGCCCGGAGATCGCCTTTGTCGAGGATCCCAACGGCTACAAGATCGAACTGGTGCAGCAAAAAGACAGCGACGCCCTCAAGTTTGAGTGA
- a CDS encoding GNAT family N-acetyltransferase, with translation MTAARVRVEQLSTREGFERFAKLPYEIYAGRDAWWPPDVQNEVDLLAGRALITAHLDLQPLGAWRDGKLVARVSAVVNHRYNEHWREKLGQLIHFEALPNEDQAVAAMLEEALTWLARRGMAGARSGFAAFLDYPYAIDGYGELSSFLLRGNPEFYHRYFKNSRFFTEKGQVDYTASLTPELLERYSALEAAAGRAGVRLKSWREYGFLSAIDAWTDVINAAFDRHWGWNPITREEVRPMLMPMQGMLVAELSIIAELDGAPVGAVFAVPDFTALLAQVRPGVKLRPERGGGTRGALINVGVLPQARSRGIAAAMAARSFLAMARNRMKFAGYTLVLDDNWPSRRTAENLGAQVTGNFVTYRRAL, from the coding sequence ATGACGGCCGCGCGGGTTCGAGTCGAGCAGCTCAGCACGCGCGAGGGCTTCGAGCGCTTCGCGAAACTACCCTACGAGATTTACGCCGGGCGCGACGCCTGGTGGCCGCCGGACGTGCAGAACGAAGTGGACCTGCTAGCGGGCCGTGCGCTGATCACGGCCCATCTGGATCTGCAGCCGCTGGGCGCCTGGCGCGACGGCAAGCTGGTCGCGCGCGTCAGCGCCGTCGTCAACCATCGCTACAACGAGCACTGGCGCGAAAAGCTCGGACAACTGATCCATTTCGAAGCGTTGCCCAACGAGGATCAGGCGGTTGCCGCGATGCTCGAGGAGGCGCTCACCTGGCTGGCGCGGCGCGGGATGGCGGGGGCGCGCAGCGGCTTCGCCGCCTTCCTGGATTACCCTTACGCGATTGACGGCTACGGGGAACTCTCCTCGTTTTTGCTGCGCGGTAATCCGGAGTTTTACCATCGCTACTTCAAGAACTCGCGCTTCTTCACAGAGAAGGGGCAGGTGGATTACACGGCAAGCCTGACACCAGAACTGCTCGAACGTTACAGCGCTCTCGAAGCCGCAGCCGGTCGCGCTGGGGTCCGGCTGAAAAGCTGGCGCGAGTATGGGTTCCTATCTGCGATCGACGCCTGGACGGACGTGATCAACGCCGCGTTCGATCGCCATTGGGGCTGGAATCCAATCACGCGAGAAGAGGTTCGTCCGATGCTGATGCCGATGCAGGGAATGCTGGTCGCAGAGCTCTCGATTATCGCCGAGCTGGATGGCGCTCCGGTGGGCGCGGTCTTCGCGGTACCCGACTTCACCGCACTGCTTGCGCAGGTCCGGCCCGGAGTCAAACTGCGGCCGGAGCGCGGCGGCGGCACGCGCGGCGCGCTCATCAATGTCGGAGTGCTGCCGCAGGCGCGGTCGCGCGGGATCGCTGCGGCAATGGCGGCGCGCTCATTCCTCGCGATGGCGCGTAACCGGATGAAATTCGCCGGCTATACCTTGGTGCTCGATGATAATTGGCCCTCGCGCCGGACCGCGGAGAATCTCGGCGCGCAGGTCACCGGGAATTTCGTCACCTACCGCCGCGCCCTCTAG
- a CDS encoding UvrD-helicase domain-containing protein: MTGRKLQLGVQQAAAINAAGNLLIRAGAGSGKTEVLARRMVALLAGDSDGGSPQAGGLAGRPPLAPEAIAAITFTEKAALDMCARIAGVLEERIAEAAESAPARCEVLVQARRRLALARISTIHAFCARILRENPVAAGLDPGFEVLDEYESATFFERSCRETLVAAVRRDDPGARFLIRARRLRGSVYREGALDLLQRILTETGRRGRDAAWILAQAEQSVAQLAQSPDQTASCAQELVRLIDELLNYRGNAGVAKLDPLRYLWPSARPSVLKLDGAAAPAAIEILREVCAALPDARGKTGAAVQQIRNLVAASATGFGLEGDLIAGWGERRAVGPTREVAQLLLRAQRDFDEAKRRERAVTFDDLLIAVRDLLRDQPAVANRYRIELRAILVDEYQDTNAVQDEIIALLTEPRPSAAPPAELFIVGDEKQSIYRFRGADVRVFRRARASAPMPLPLAENRRSTPNILNFVNGLGASAMAADDAASAAAYRVVWEAAHALTPARSTIFDYPVEIIPAPTDADTLGGGVAAGKLNAVEKRELEARAIANRIRAIVAAGEPTIAAHGGPQPAAYRDIAVLFRAFADIAIYEQAFIAAAIPCYTVKGRGFYGRREVIDLVELLAAVDDPRDSLALAATLRSPFFALSDNTLLEMGLRLHETAGSGGPASLADLLAGPGVDFGRLATGREEAEQAWRVLDELRRLRGRAPLLEIVERALELTDYESVMAGLPQGAQRVANLRKLIDLARRFDALHFFSFHDFVVYLRRLLEEEPYEPQAQILGESENVIRLMTVHQAKGLEFPIVILADAGRGPNHETRTVLLDPEGGLLLRATTGSGGDEIPNAALDRYRERLADEEAAESVRILYVALTRARDRLIVSEGANTTGWSKLLRKFVGEERFAEFARAGSATLDIEHPAATIVLRRADLSFADGAPASSVAESEEPLPIMRDRLTARVAAQDAMIVSPTALADFERCPRQYWLRHGLGLPEPAQPGSGGGATAMGAVTHQVLERLEFGRNRTNTDRVIIELVESRGGAAGLDSAQRAAIVRDLSRYMATVSDRETIVGRELPFMLDAAPGLFVRGQIDLLLLDGSTIVVRDYKYSRGAEAARYAVQLECYALAAATAMPGHAIAAELVALRDGPQTVAASLPTLQQIRVRLAALAQQLQRARREREYPKKPPHAGACRELGCAYVRRCWPGADPRNGVERAPGRRSLVFD; encoded by the coding sequence ATGACCGGACGTAAGCTCCAGCTCGGCGTGCAGCAGGCCGCGGCGATCAACGCGGCCGGGAATCTGCTGATCCGGGCCGGCGCCGGCTCGGGCAAGACCGAGGTGCTGGCGCGACGGATGGTGGCGCTGCTCGCCGGGGATTCTGATGGAGGGTCGCCGCAGGCCGGCGGACTTGCGGGCCGTCCGCCGCTGGCGCCGGAGGCGATCGCGGCGATTACCTTCACGGAAAAGGCCGCCCTCGATATGTGCGCGCGGATCGCCGGCGTGCTCGAGGAACGTATCGCCGAGGCCGCCGAGAGCGCGCCGGCGCGATGCGAAGTCCTGGTGCAGGCGCGGCGCAGGCTGGCGCTCGCGCGTATCTCAACGATTCATGCGTTCTGCGCGCGAATCCTGCGTGAGAACCCGGTCGCGGCCGGACTCGATCCCGGCTTCGAGGTACTCGACGAATACGAGAGCGCGACCTTCTTTGAGCGGAGCTGCCGCGAGACGCTGGTCGCGGCGGTGCGCCGCGACGACCCCGGCGCGCGCTTTCTGATCCGCGCGCGCAGGCTGCGCGGCAGCGTCTATCGCGAAGGTGCGCTCGATCTCTTACAGCGAATCCTGACCGAAACGGGTCGGCGCGGCCGCGACGCCGCCTGGATCCTTGCGCAAGCCGAACAGAGCGTGGCGCAGCTGGCGCAATCGCCGGATCAAACCGCAAGCTGCGCGCAGGAGCTGGTCAGACTGATCGACGAATTGCTGAATTATCGAGGAAACGCCGGTGTCGCCAAGCTCGACCCCCTGCGCTACTTGTGGCCTTCCGCGCGGCCCTCAGTGCTCAAGCTTGACGGTGCAGCGGCGCCCGCGGCAATCGAAATCTTGCGCGAGGTCTGCGCCGCGCTGCCCGATGCGCGTGGAAAGACGGGCGCCGCCGTACAGCAGATTCGCAATCTGGTCGCGGCCAGTGCTACCGGCTTCGGCCTCGAGGGCGATCTGATCGCCGGGTGGGGCGAGCGGCGCGCGGTTGGGCCGACGCGTGAGGTGGCGCAACTACTGCTCCGCGCACAACGCGACTTCGATGAAGCCAAGCGCCGCGAGCGCGCCGTCACCTTCGACGATCTGCTGATCGCGGTGCGCGATCTACTGCGCGATCAGCCGGCCGTCGCGAACCGTTACCGAATTGAACTGCGCGCGATCCTGGTCGACGAGTACCAGGACACTAACGCCGTGCAGGACGAGATCATTGCACTGCTCACGGAGCCGCGGCCGAGCGCTGCGCCGCCAGCCGAACTGTTTATCGTCGGCGACGAAAAACAATCGATCTACCGCTTTCGCGGCGCCGACGTGCGCGTCTTCCGGCGCGCGCGCGCCTCCGCGCCCATGCCGTTACCGCTGGCTGAAAATCGGCGCTCGACGCCCAATATCCTGAATTTCGTCAACGGCCTGGGCGCCTCGGCGATGGCCGCCGACGATGCCGCGTCCGCGGCCGCCTATCGCGTGGTTTGGGAGGCGGCGCACGCCCTCACGCCGGCGCGCAGCACGATATTTGATTACCCGGTCGAGATTATCCCGGCTCCAACAGATGCCGACACGCTTGGCGGCGGAGTCGCCGCGGGCAAACTGAATGCGGTCGAGAAGCGCGAGCTCGAAGCACGCGCAATCGCCAACCGGATACGCGCGATCGTCGCCGCGGGCGAGCCGACAATCGCAGCGCATGGCGGACCGCAACCAGCGGCTTATCGGGATATCGCGGTGCTCTTTCGCGCCTTCGCGGATATCGCGATCTACGAGCAGGCCTTCATCGCCGCCGCCATCCCCTGCTACACGGTCAAGGGCCGCGGGTTCTATGGGCGGCGCGAGGTGATCGATCTCGTCGAACTGCTGGCGGCGGTGGACGATCCACGCGATTCGCTGGCGCTCGCGGCGACCCTGCGCTCACCGTTTTTCGCCCTCTCCGACAATACGTTGCTTGAGATGGGCCTGCGGCTGCATGAGACCGCAGGGAGCGGCGGCCCGGCCTCGCTGGCCGACCTGCTTGCCGGGCCAGGCGTTGACTTCGGCCGGCTGGCCACCGGACGTGAGGAGGCCGAGCAGGCCTGGCGGGTGCTCGATGAACTGCGGCGCCTGCGCGGCCGCGCGCCGCTGCTCGAGATCGTCGAGCGCGCGCTCGAACTGACTGATTATGAAAGCGTGATGGCCGGGCTGCCGCAGGGAGCCCAGCGGGTCGCCAACCTGCGCAAGCTGATTGATCTGGCCCGCCGCTTCGACGCGCTGCATTTTTTTTCATTTCACGATTTCGTCGTTTATCTGCGCCGTCTGCTCGAGGAGGAACCCTACGAGCCGCAGGCGCAGATTCTCGGCGAGAGCGAGAACGTGATCCGGCTGATGACGGTACATCAGGCGAAGGGGCTGGAGTTTCCGATCGTGATCCTGGCCGACGCCGGGCGCGGCCCCAACCACGAGACTCGCACCGTGCTGCTCGACCCCGAAGGCGGTTTGCTTCTGCGCGCGACTACGGGCAGCGGCGGCGATGAGATCCCGAACGCCGCGCTCGACCGCTACCGCGAGCGCCTGGCGGACGAGGAGGCGGCGGAATCGGTGCGGATTCTTTATGTCGCGCTGACCCGCGCCCGCGACCGGCTGATCGTCAGCGAAGGCGCCAATACGACGGGTTGGTCGAAGCTCCTGCGCAAGTTCGTCGGGGAGGAGCGCTTCGCGGAGTTCGCGCGAGCGGGTTCTGCGACTCTCGATATCGAGCATCCGGCGGCGACGATCGTGTTGCGTCGCGCTGATTTGAGCTTCGCGGACGGCGCGCCGGCGAGCAGCGTCGCGGAGTCAGAGGAACCACTTCCGATCATGCGCGACCGGCTCACGGCGCGCGTCGCCGCGCAGGATGCCATGATCGTGAGTCCGACGGCGCTCGCGGATTTCGAGCGCTGCCCGCGACAATACTGGCTGCGTCACGGCCTCGGACTGCCGGAGCCGGCGCAACCAGGATCCGGCGGCGGCGCGACAGCGATGGGCGCGGTGACCCATCAGGTGCTCGAGCGGCTGGAATTCGGCCGTAATCGCACTAACACCGATAGGGTCATTATCGAACTGGTCGAGAGCCGGGGGGGCGCGGCGGGGCTCGATTCCGCTCAGCGCGCGGCGATCGTGCGCGACCTCTCGCGTTACATGGCGACGGTCTCCGATCGCGAGACGATCGTCGGCCGCGAGCTCCCTTTTATGCTGGATGCGGCGCCCGGGCTGTTCGTGCGCGGGCAAATCGATCTCTTGCTGCTGGATGGCTCGACGATCGTGGTGCGCGACTATAAGTACTCGCGCGGCGCCGAGGCCGCGCGGTATGCGGTGCAACTCGAGTGCTACGCGCTGGCGGCGGCGACGGCGATGCCCGGACACGCGATCGCGGCGGAGCTCGTCGCGCTGCGCGACGGCCCGCAGACCGTCGCGGCGAGCCTGCCTACGCTCCAGCAGATTCGGGTGCGGCTGGCCGCTTTGGCCCAACAGCTCCAGCGCGCCAGGCGGGAGCGCGAATATCCGAAAAAGCCGCCGCATGCCGGCGCCTGCCGTGAGCTCGGATGTGCCTACGTGCGCCGCTGCTGGCCGGGGGCGGACCCGCGGAACGGAGTGGAGCGAGCACCGGGGCGGCGGAGTCTTGTCTTTGACTAA
- a CDS encoding PD-(D/E)XK nuclease family protein — MKDARLTIYPTARKVEDQLMRLSRGGCVLGHHLITLPQVVDALWLETGDRRASLSHMGERLALNEAVARARGRGAVGAVGAGMSDQMLALIRRLKSAAAISAQDWRTVIATVPAAAAARLADFTAVFAEYQALLGERGLADRHDREAAALELLHRLEASGRRPQLLEGVGQLLVAEIYDLSLLQFMTITAMIRVVGDAEVTIQAAPHKVNAIGFAELTWNRFVGEESIANQVLPDFVRRDGRSGQLGFILEHLFSDIYPLAPPADGSVTVIEAADAREEAETAARVIRRRLEEAGGKIPLERIAIVARDLTPYDDYLEAAFRRYRIPLRRELGPPLRRTIPARAILEILRLPLEGFPRESLIALCHSALMPLAAARYRALPREAGYIDQSTRPLWECFAQRRRALADALATAEGDDRDRLARRLATLERGADVWAELLEILNALATPATVASHLARLVATLERLGFDPAAASLSDSAARAAGPVWRALDEIAAAAARVAPERILPLQEFADLLETMLSETSLESTDDNGGTVRALPILEARGLDFDLVIVLGLNDGRFPQYHPENPLVADETARLVNRELVARLRDRFGARMPDAPGPILRSRSARNSEEPFLFFLALSMPARAVVLSFAREDERGRPLESSPFLAEVRARLGVECQVEKRAAGMLTPWEDCFTERDVLNSAAAAGGLERLTQSCGIAEARVASIRRRIQIEHHRADYFARPTRETLLARRQRLARKSKDWTTAAARAADEEKSSRAGEFDGRVAPDASLAQGLLTTLNGAPRPWSAGQLSEMAVCGFNFFARRILRLRDADELEHEPTRLETGDLVHRILADFFAAQPNFADPTAARETAHAVAERFRLSEAAAARDPAFFALRWTIIDEMIAEVVVHEIARRGESGEPDGLDLEYRLAFPFATGDGSDSPIMIEGWIDRLERYLDPGTETIARMRVVDYKTSRNLKSLAELLKPAGFAMTDMQMPVYLLGAATQWRERLAPDATLEASYIALQNRTKESAPLQVPRELLADAPDGLVAARVRELIADAVAGRFDVDPLECSEWCPYRPVCRFQKPAA, encoded by the coding sequence ATGAAGGATGCGCGGCTCACGATCTACCCGACTGCACGCAAGGTCGAGGATCAGCTAATGCGGCTGAGCCGCGGCGGATGCGTGCTGGGGCATCATTTGATCACGCTACCCCAGGTGGTGGACGCGCTGTGGCTGGAGACGGGTGATCGGCGCGCGAGTCTGAGTCATATGGGCGAGCGGCTGGCACTGAACGAGGCTGTGGCGCGGGCGAGAGGTCGCGGCGCGGTCGGCGCGGTCGGGGCCGGGATGAGCGATCAGATGCTCGCGCTGATCCGGCGCTTGAAGAGCGCCGCCGCGATAAGTGCTCAGGATTGGCGCACGGTCATCGCGACCGTCCCAGCCGCGGCGGCTGCGCGGCTCGCCGACTTCACTGCGGTGTTTGCCGAGTATCAGGCGCTCCTCGGCGAGCGCGGACTGGCGGACCGTCACGACCGCGAGGCCGCAGCGCTCGAGCTTCTCCATCGGCTCGAGGCCAGTGGCCGGCGTCCGCAATTACTCGAAGGCGTCGGCCAGCTCCTCGTAGCGGAGATTTACGATCTAAGCCTGCTCCAGTTCATGACGATCACGGCGATGATCCGGGTCGTTGGTGATGCGGAAGTGACGATTCAGGCGGCGCCGCACAAGGTCAACGCGATCGGCTTTGCCGAGCTGACGTGGAATCGTTTTGTCGGTGAGGAATCGATCGCGAACCAGGTGCTGCCGGACTTCGTGCGGCGCGACGGCCGCAGCGGGCAGTTGGGTTTTATCCTCGAACACCTCTTCAGCGATATCTATCCGCTGGCTCCGCCAGCGGACGGCAGCGTGACGGTGATCGAAGCCGCCGACGCGCGCGAGGAAGCTGAGACCGCGGCGCGAGTGATTCGGCGCAGGCTCGAGGAGGCCGGGGGAAAAATTCCGCTGGAGCGGATCGCGATCGTCGCGCGTGACCTGACGCCGTATGACGATTACCTCGAGGCCGCGTTTCGCCGCTATCGGATCCCGTTGCGGCGCGAGCTCGGACCGCCGCTGCGCAGGACGATTCCGGCGCGCGCGATCCTGGAGATCCTGCGGCTGCCGCTCGAAGGTTTTCCACGCGAGTCGCTAATCGCGTTGTGCCACAGCGCCTTGATGCCACTGGCGGCGGCGCGTTATCGCGCGCTTCCGCGCGAGGCGGGATATATCGATCAGAGCACGCGGCCGCTGTGGGAGTGTTTTGCGCAACGGCGACGGGCGCTGGCTGACGCGCTGGCGACAGCGGAGGGAGACGACCGTGATCGTCTCGCGCGCCGGCTCGCCACGCTAGAGCGCGGCGCTGATGTATGGGCTGAGCTGCTGGAGATTCTGAATGCGCTGGCGACGCCGGCCACCGTCGCGAGTCATCTAGCGCGTCTGGTCGCGACACTGGAGCGGCTCGGATTCGATCCGGCGGCGGCCTCACTCAGCGATTCCGCGGCGCGCGCCGCGGGTCCCGTGTGGCGAGCGCTCGACGAGATTGCCGCCGCTGCGGCCCGCGTCGCGCCTGAGCGCATCCTGCCGCTGCAGGAATTTGCCGACTTGCTCGAAACCATGCTGAGCGAGACCTCGCTCGAATCGACCGACGATAACGGCGGAACGGTCCGCGCGCTCCCGATTCTTGAAGCGCGCGGCCTCGATTTCGATCTCGTGATCGTGCTGGGCCTCAACGACGGCCGCTTTCCGCAGTACCATCCCGAGAATCCGCTCGTCGCCGACGAGACCGCGCGCCTCGTCAATCGCGAGCTGGTGGCGCGGCTCAGGGATCGCTTCGGCGCCAGGATGCCCGACGCGCCCGGGCCGATCCTGCGATCACGGAGCGCGCGCAACAGTGAAGAGCCGTTCCTGTTCTTTCTCGCGCTCTCGATGCCGGCGCGGGCCGTCGTGCTCTCATTCGCGCGCGAGGATGAGCGCGGCAGGCCGCTCGAGTCCTCGCCATTTCTCGCCGAGGTCCGCGCCCGTCTCGGCGTCGAGTGCCAGGTCGAGAAACGGGCCGCCGGCATGCTCACGCCGTGGGAAGATTGCTTCACTGAGCGCGACGTCCTCAATTCCGCCGCAGCGGCAGGAGGCCTCGAGCGGCTAACGCAAAGCTGCGGTATCGCGGAGGCCCGAGTCGCCTCGATCAGACGGCGGATTCAGATCGAACACCATCGCGCAGATTATTTCGCGCGGCCGACGCGTGAGACGCTGTTGGCGCGGCGGCAACGCCTCGCGCGGAAATCCAAAGATTGGACGACTGCCGCGGCGCGAGCGGCCGACGAAGAGAAAAGTTCGCGGGCAGGCGAGTTCGATGGTCGCGTCGCGCCCGACGCGAGCCTGGCTCAGGGCCTGCTCACGACGCTGAACGGCGCGCCGCGTCCGTGGAGCGCCGGGCAATTGAGTGAGATGGCGGTGTGCGGCTTCAACTTCTTCGCGCGGCGGATCCTGCGCCTGCGCGACGCCGATGAGCTCGAACACGAACCGACGCGGCTCGAAACCGGCGACCTGGTACATCGGATTCTCGCAGATTTTTTTGCCGCACAGCCGAATTTTGCCGACCCGACGGCGGCGCGCGAGACCGCGCATGCGGTCGCGGAACGCTTCCGGCTGAGCGAAGCCGCGGCGGCGCGCGATCCGGCCTTTTTCGCGCTACGCTGGACGATTATCGACGAGATGATCGCCGAGGTCGTCGTCCATGAAATCGCGCGGCGCGGCGAGAGCGGCGAACCGGACGGACTCGACCTCGAATATCGGCTCGCCTTTCCTTTCGCGACCGGCGACGGCAGCGACTCCCCGATCATGATCGAAGGCTGGATCGACCGGCTCGAGCGCTATCTGGATCCCGGCACGGAGACGATCGCGCGGATGCGCGTGGTCGATTACAAAACCTCGCGCAACCTCAAGTCGCTCGCTGAGTTGCTCAAACCCGCCGGGTTCGCCATGACTGACATGCAGATGCCGGTCTACCTGCTCGGCGCGGCGACCCAATGGCGCGAGCGGCTGGCGCCGGACGCGACGCTCGAAGCCAGCTATATCGCGCTGCAGAACCGGACGAAGGAGAGCGCGCCGCTACAGGTCCCGCGCGAACTGCTCGCGGACGCGCCGGATGGGCTGGTCGCTGCGCGCGTGCGCGAACTAATCGCCGACGCCGTCGCCGGCCGCTTCGACGTCGATCCGCTCGAATGCAGCGAGTGGTGCCCGTACCGTCCGGTCTGCCGCTTTCAAAAACCCGCGGCGTAG